From a region of the Bermanella marisrubri genome:
- a CDS encoding DUF423 domain-containing protein — protein MNIHRTFFIIAAVLGLTSVAIGAFAAHGLSNLLSEKALGWIDTGVQYQMFHTLAILLLAACLKQSAQSRILAYAAGCFTAGILLFSGSLYAMAITNLTGLALLTPIGGVLFLIAWSLLIYAGIRLDAADK, from the coding sequence ATGAATATCCATCGTACATTCTTTATCATTGCCGCTGTTTTGGGGCTGACCAGTGTCGCCATCGGCGCCTTTGCTGCCCACGGCTTGAGTAACCTATTGTCAGAAAAAGCCCTTGGCTGGATCGATACGGGTGTGCAGTACCAAATGTTTCATACGCTTGCCATTTTGCTATTAGCCGCGTGCTTGAAACAGAGTGCTCAGTCTCGAATATTAGCGTATGCCGCAGGGTGCTTTACTGCCGGAATACTATTGTTCAGTGGCAGCCTATATGCGATGGCAATCACTAATCTAACTGGCCTTGCGCTGCTCACCCCAATCGGAGGGGTGTTATTCTTGATTGCATGGTCTTTGTTAATATATGCGGGCATCCGACTGGATGCAGCCGATAAATAG
- the trmB gene encoding tRNA (guanosine(46)-N7)-methyltransferase TrmB translates to MSDSQKDSQQGVPSDVPFAKRIKSFVVRAGRISPAQRELYAEQFAKQGLTLDAGMLDYQAVFGNSNPVVLEIGFGMGKSLVEMAEANPQLNYIGIEVHTPGVAKLLRDANEKGIDNIRVFENDAIEVLEQCIPDESLHGMQLFFPDPWHKKRHHKRRIVQPEFAQNIRKKLKVGSTFHMATDWENYAEHMLEVMEEQAGYENVAGKNQYHPRPDFRPLTKFEVRGENKGHGVWDLIYKRIN, encoded by the coding sequence ATGTCCGATTCTCAGAAAGACTCACAGCAAGGCGTGCCAAGTGATGTGCCTTTTGCCAAACGCATTAAAAGCTTTGTGGTACGTGCCGGTCGTATTTCACCTGCCCAGCGCGAGCTTTATGCTGAGCAATTCGCCAAGCAAGGTTTGACCCTTGATGCAGGAATGCTGGATTACCAAGCCGTGTTCGGTAACAGCAATCCTGTGGTCCTAGAAATCGGCTTTGGCATGGGTAAAAGCCTTGTGGAAATGGCAGAAGCCAATCCGCAGTTAAACTATATTGGTATTGAAGTTCATACACCGGGCGTAGCCAAGCTATTGCGTGATGCGAATGAAAAAGGCATCGACAATATTCGAGTATTCGAAAACGATGCTATTGAAGTCTTGGAGCAATGTATTCCAGATGAATCATTGCATGGTATGCAATTGTTCTTCCCTGATCCATGGCACAAAAAACGGCATCATAAACGACGCATTGTTCAGCCTGAATTTGCACAGAACATTCGTAAAAAACTGAAAGTGGGCAGTACTTTCCACATGGCCACTGACTGGGAAAATTACGCCGAGCACATGCTTGAGGTAATGGAAGAACAAGCGGGCTATGAAAATGTAGCGGGTAAAAACCAATACCATCCGCGCCCAGACTTTCGCCCACTCACCAAATTTGAAGTCCGTGGCGAGAATAAAGGTCATGGCGTTTGGGATTTGATTTATAAGCGTATTAATTAA
- a CDS encoding PA4642 family protein: protein MLKKDKQKVFGGEWTEEHMRFFLDSKSYDGTDVDFINLIRAYQHMTEETFAEFVDFFKEEGHNLNATNLNGETALSIISEHANSEAYANALKEAGAE from the coding sequence ATGTTGAAGAAAGATAAGCAAAAAGTATTTGGTGGTGAGTGGACAGAAGAGCACATGCGTTTCTTCCTGGATAGCAAAAGCTATGACGGCACTGACGTGGATTTCATCAACTTAATCCGCGCTTACCAGCACATGACAGAAGAAACATTTGCTGAATTTGTTGACTTCTTTAAAGAGGAAGGACATAACCTTAACGCGACAAACCTAAATGGTGAAACCGCATTGAGCATCATTAGCGAACATGCCAATAGTGAAGCATATGCCAACGCATTGAAAGAAGCGGGTGCCGAATAA
- the hemW gene encoding radical SAM family heme chaperone HemW: protein MQLPPLSLYIHIPWCVRKCPYCDFNSHKADMELPERDYVTALLDDLDQELLWLNDKGIAQRPIHSIFFGGGTPSLLSVEAYEQLFAGLRQRLMFEPDIEITLEANPGTFEAEKFKGYFELGINRLSIGIQSFQNKQLQHLGRIHSGEEAVAAVQLAKQAGFTNFNLDFMHGLPEQSLDDAMADLQQGLDLDPTHISWYQLTIEPNTEFYKFPPVLPKDETLWDIQEQGQALLAKHGFKQYEVSAYAQPNKQAKHNLNYWQFGDYIGIGAGAHGKLTLPHDDINESRIYRTAKTRLPKDYLNLAKPFLVKRDNIAAEDRDLECLMNGLRLFDGISAELFEARTGLSFAHIEGKVQQAQQQGLLEPGRGIQATAQGQLFLNELLERFL, encoded by the coding sequence ATGCAGTTACCGCCGCTTAGTCTTTATATTCACATTCCGTGGTGTGTGCGCAAATGTCCGTATTGCGACTTCAACAGTCATAAAGCGGACATGGAACTGCCGGAGCGTGATTATGTAACAGCACTGCTGGATGACCTTGACCAAGAATTGCTTTGGTTAAATGATAAAGGTATAGCGCAGCGTCCTATTCATAGTATTTTCTTTGGCGGTGGCACGCCCAGTTTATTAAGTGTTGAAGCCTATGAGCAATTATTTGCAGGCTTAAGACAACGCCTCATGTTTGAGCCCGATATCGAAATCACGTTAGAAGCCAATCCGGGCACATTTGAAGCAGAAAAATTTAAAGGCTATTTTGAGCTTGGTATTAATCGACTAAGCATTGGTATTCAAAGTTTTCAAAATAAGCAGCTGCAACACTTAGGACGTATTCATAGTGGTGAAGAAGCTGTAGCCGCAGTGCAACTTGCCAAGCAAGCAGGCTTTACCAACTTTAATTTAGATTTCATGCATGGTCTGCCCGAACAAAGCCTTGATGACGCCATGGCCGACTTGCAGCAAGGCCTTGATCTTGATCCAACCCACATCAGCTGGTATCAACTGACCATCGAGCCTAATACAGAGTTTTATAAGTTTCCACCTGTACTTCCCAAAGATGAAACCCTATGGGATATTCAAGAACAAGGACAAGCTTTGCTAGCTAAGCACGGCTTCAAACAATATGAAGTCTCTGCCTATGCGCAACCTAATAAGCAAGCCAAACATAATCTTAACTATTGGCAGTTTGGGGATTACATTGGCATTGGTGCAGGTGCACATGGCAAGTTGACCTTGCCACACGACGACATCAATGAAAGCCGCATTTATCGAACCGCAAAAACCCGCCTACCCAAAGACTACCTGAATTTAGCAAAACCCTTTTTAGTCAAGCGTGACAATATTGCAGCCGAAGATCGGGACTTGGAATGCTTGATGAATGGCTTGCGTCTGTTTGATGGCATCAGTGCAGAATTGTTTGAGGCCCGAACAGGTCTCAGCTTTGCACACATAGAGGGAAAAGTTCAGCAAGCTCAACAGCAAGGCTTACTGGAACCTGGCCGCGGCATTCAAGCAACGGCACAGGGTCAGCTATTTTTAAACGAACTACTTGAGCGTTTCTTATAA
- the rdgB gene encoding RdgB/HAM1 family non-canonical purine NTP pyrophosphatase, giving the protein MSKQTIVLASGNKGKLAELQNALDGFDVELVPQKEFDVTDVDETGLSFIENAILKARHASLATGLPALADDSGLEVDALDGEPGIYSARYSQLDPVFSESDDKDENNNLKLLKQLKHVQPENRSARFHCVLAFVRHAKDPNPLICQGSWEGQIEIEISGDGGFGYDPLFFVKEENCTAAQLSKEKKNEISHRGKAIAQLKQVFRL; this is encoded by the coding sequence ATGTCCAAGCAAACCATCGTCCTCGCAAGTGGCAATAAAGGCAAACTAGCAGAATTACAGAATGCCCTTGATGGCTTTGATGTAGAGCTTGTGCCGCAGAAAGAATTTGATGTTACTGATGTCGATGAAACCGGTTTAAGTTTCATTGAAAATGCCATTCTAAAAGCGCGCCACGCCAGCTTGGCAACGGGCCTTCCTGCATTGGCCGACGATAGTGGCTTAGAAGTGGATGCTTTAGATGGTGAGCCTGGAATTTATAGTGCGCGTTATAGTCAATTAGATCCTGTATTTAGCGAATCTGATGACAAGGATGAAAACAATAACCTGAAATTGCTAAAGCAATTAAAACATGTGCAACCGGAAAACCGCAGTGCACGCTTCCATTGTGTTTTGGCGTTTGTACGTCATGCCAAGGATCCTAATCCACTCATTTGCCAAGGTAGTTGGGAAGGCCAAATAGAGATCGAGATTTCAGGGGACGGGGGTTTTGGTTATGACCCGTTATTTTTTGTCAAAGAAGAAAACTGTACAGCCGCTCAATTAAGCAAAGAAAAAAAGAATGAAATAAGCCATCGCGGCAAAGCCATCGCGCAGCTCAAACAGGTCTTTCGTTTGTGA
- a CDS encoding DUF4426 domain-containing protein, which yields MRTLLLLCFVLLTGFAQAEQKQVFGDYEVHYMGLTSSELDAKVARLYDIPRSRNVGFLNIAVLKKGVSDMPVAWDAKIEGEMSNLIGQKSELEFKRIQETSALYFISTFDFYDQNMYRFHIKVTPEGSKRTFDVKFNQKFYRGE from the coding sequence ATGCGTACCCTACTTTTACTTTGCTTTGTTCTGTTGACCGGCTTCGCGCAAGCAGAACAAAAACAAGTCTTTGGCGACTATGAAGTACATTACATGGGCCTAACCAGTAGTGAATTAGACGCAAAAGTCGCTCGTCTTTATGACATCCCACGTAGCCGCAATGTAGGCTTTTTAAATATAGCCGTGTTGAAAAAAGGTGTCTCTGACATGCCTGTGGCTTGGGACGCAAAAATCGAAGGTGAAATGTCGAATCTCATTGGGCAAAAAAGCGAACTAGAATTTAAACGCATTCAAGAAACCAGCGCATTGTATTTTATTTCGACCTTCGATTTCTATGACCAAAATATGTATCGCTTCCATATAAAAGTCACGCCGGAAGGCAGCAAGCGAACATTCGACGTAAAGTTTAATCAAAAGTTTTACCGCGGCGAATAA
- the metW gene encoding methionine biosynthesis protein MetW has protein sequence MRSDLQIIQQWVQPNSQVLDLGCGEGALLAYLKHHKQCLGYGMEINPDSIVSCVEKGVNVIEHDLNNGLNHFKDDSVDTVIMTQALQAVRRPDLLLDEMLRVGQEAIITFPNFGYWRTRFYLLNKGRMPMSKTLPYNWYDTPNIHLCTFGDFEQLCGEKGLRILDRTVVDSQHQESLAARLWPNMLGEIAIYRISR, from the coding sequence CTGCGTAGCGATTTACAAATCATCCAGCAATGGGTGCAGCCCAATAGCCAAGTACTTGACTTAGGTTGCGGTGAAGGCGCTTTACTTGCCTATTTAAAACATCACAAGCAATGCTTGGGCTATGGTATGGAAATTAATCCAGACAGTATTGTCAGCTGCGTTGAAAAAGGTGTTAACGTCATCGAGCATGACTTGAATAATGGCCTGAACCATTTCAAAGACGATAGCGTAGATACAGTTATTATGACGCAAGCACTACAGGCAGTTCGCCGCCCAGACTTGCTACTCGATGAAATGCTGCGTGTTGGACAAGAAGCCATTATTACTTTTCCGAATTTCGGTTACTGGCGTACGCGTTTTTATTTATTAAACAAGGGCCGAATGCCCATGTCGAAAACTCTGCCCTATAATTGGTATGACACGCCCAATATCCACCTTTGTACCTTTGGTGATTTTGAGCAGTTGTGCGGTGAAAAGGGATTGAGAATTTTGGATCGCACCGTGGTCGATAGCCAGCATCAAGAATCACTAGCCGCTCGCCTGTGGCCTAATATGCTAGGCGAAATTGCGATTTATCGCATTAGTCGCTAA